A window of the Listeria swaminathanii genome harbors these coding sequences:
- a CDS encoding PTS sugar transporter subunit IIA, producing the protein MNISNLINEDRIIFDNRIQTKQLLFEKVAEVLVKEGSITNSKKFIRDLYNREEETSTGIEAGFGIPHAKSKYVKEPLIVFVHSGIITDYFGLDDSPIECSFIIGVPKKATDVHLQILSELSRKLMNEEFREKLKNSEIEKEIITILSN; encoded by the coding sequence ATGAATATATCGAATTTAATTAATGAAGATCGAATTATTTTTGATAATCGTATTCAAACAAAACAATTATTATTTGAAAAAGTGGCGGAGGTACTAGTTAAAGAAGGTTCTATAACTAATTCGAAAAAATTTATCCGTGACTTATATAATCGAGAAGAAGAAACTTCCACTGGAATTGAGGCGGGTTTTGGCATTCCTCATGCAAAAAGTAAATACGTAAAAGAACCATTGATTGTTTTTGTTCATTCTGGCATTATAACTGATTATTTTGGATTAGATGATTCACCGATTGAATGTAGTTTTATAATTGGTGTCCCGAAAAAAGCAACGGATGTTCATTTGCAAATATTAAGTGAACTATCGAGAAAGTTAATGAACGAAGAATTTCGCGAAAAATTAAAAAATTCCGAAATCGAAAAAGAAATTATAACAATTTTATCGAACTAA
- a CDS encoding PTS fructose transporter subunit IIC: protein MKIVGVTACPTGIAHTYMSAEKLTITAEALGYEVKIETQGAKVENVLTKEDIATADYVILAVDKEIDTSRFAGKKIKKVSTSRAIKEADVVIDETISGKGLIRLEAKSSDVSSEQPSKASLYNHFMNGVNYMLPFVIAGGILIAISFAFGIDASNPDSDSYNALAAAFSKIGGDTAFGLMVPALAAGIAVSVAGRAGFAPGLVAGTLATVGGSGFLGGMIGGILAGYVAHFFANKVNVTKSLASIYQLIVVPLLGITIVGLAMVFIIDTPIAWVLNALTGWLNGLGETSGVVFGLLIGVMMAADMGGPINKSISTFSIGLMSAGVTAPIAACMAAGMVPPLGLALATLLFKNKFTKEEKTAGNSCWVLGASYITEGAIPFAVADPLRVIPSLMLGSATAAAISMGAGVTSMAPHGGIWVMFIPNVINHLFIYLLAIAAGTVVTAISVGLLKTPLNKRKNKEEMI, encoded by the coding sequence ATGAAAATAGTTGGTGTTACTGCTTGTCCCACTGGTATTGCTCATACGTATATGTCTGCTGAAAAATTAACTATAACAGCAGAAGCTCTAGGTTACGAAGTGAAAATCGAGACACAAGGAGCTAAAGTTGAAAATGTTTTAACGAAGGAAGACATCGCCACTGCTGATTATGTCATTTTAGCAGTAGATAAAGAAATAGATACATCAAGGTTTGCTGGGAAGAAAATTAAAAAAGTATCCACTTCCAGAGCTATTAAAGAGGCTGATGTGGTTATTGATGAAACTATTTCAGGTAAAGGGTTAATCCGTTTGGAGGCGAAAAGTTCGGATGTAAGCTCTGAACAACCGTCAAAAGCAAGTTTATATAATCATTTTATGAATGGTGTTAACTATATGTTGCCATTTGTCATAGCTGGCGGTATTTTGATTGCCATTAGTTTTGCTTTTGGGATTGATGCCTCAAACCCTGACTCTGATTCGTATAACGCACTTGCAGCTGCATTTTCTAAAATTGGTGGGGATACTGCTTTCGGGTTAATGGTTCCAGCTCTTGCAGCAGGGATAGCGGTTTCTGTGGCTGGTCGAGCAGGATTTGCGCCTGGACTTGTCGCGGGGACACTGGCAACTGTTGGTGGATCAGGATTTCTAGGCGGTATGATTGGTGGTATTTTGGCTGGTTATGTGGCACATTTCTTTGCTAATAAAGTCAATGTCACTAAATCACTTGCTTCGATTTATCAGTTAATTGTTGTACCGCTTTTAGGAATTACGATTGTTGGTTTGGCAATGGTATTTATCATTGATACACCAATTGCTTGGGTTTTAAACGCGCTCACAGGTTGGTTAAATGGACTTGGTGAGACATCTGGCGTCGTATTTGGCCTACTCATTGGTGTCATGATGGCAGCAGATATGGGAGGTCCAATTAATAAATCTATTTCAACCTTTTCAATTGGGTTAATGTCAGCGGGCGTAACCGCACCGATTGCAGCTTGTATGGCGGCCGGAATGGTTCCACCACTTGGACTAGCACTCGCAACACTATTATTTAAAAACAAATTTACAAAAGAAGAAAAAACAGCGGGGAATTCTTGTTGGGTGTTAGGTGCATCCTATATTACTGAAGGAGCAATTCCGTTCGCGGTTGCTGATCCGCTCCGGGTTATCCCGAGTTTGATGTTAGGTTCTGCAACAGCTGCTGCAATTTCGATGGGAGCTGGTGTCACTTCCATGGCGCCTCACGGTGGAATTTGGGTGATGTTCATTCCAAATGTAATTAACCATCTATTTATCTACTTACTAGCAATTGCAGCTGGTACAGTCGTGACAGCGATTTCTGTTGGACTATTAAAAACCCCATTAAATAAGCGGAAAAATAAAGAGGAGATGATATAA